The sequence below is a genomic window from Selenomonas ruminantium subsp. lactilytica TAM6421.
CGTTGCGAGCATATAACCTCTTCCTCATTATCTTCCCTGTTCTTTCAGCAGATATAAAAGGACAAAATCCACCTCCGGCAGTTTAGCCGCTATAGCCTGCGCCTTATCTGCCTCCCCAAAAGCAGCCTGTGCCATCGCCATATTGCGAATGGTCTGGCTGTCACCATCGTCCAACTGCAGTGCTGCCTGCAGATACGACATTGCTCCTGCATAATCTGCGGCCATATACGCAGCCGCAGCAAATTTATTGAGGATCTGTACCTTCTCCCGTAAAGAGCATGTACGGTTTTGAATATTCACGATCTGCTGTTCAATGGAAACATCTGCCAATTTATCTGTAACCGTTTCTTCCTGCTTAGGTATTCCATCAACATGGGTCTCAGACTCTGCCTGCTTATTATTTTTCGCCTGTACTTCCTCCAGTTTAGCCTTAAGACGTTGCAAAGCTGACAATGCACTGCTGCCTGTATCAGCAGTACGTGCCGGTTCAGTTTTTTCTGCTGCATTCTCCTTCAACTGCAGGAACTCGGCCAAGTGCGGATACTTCTGCCGCAATTTATCCCCT
It includes:
- a CDS encoding tetratricopeptide repeat protein; its protein translation is MGKASKRVKRNMHKKNNEAQMKQCQTQERELEQAFAQEKYADVLNILAELITANDVKPDFLYKGAYSYFMLGDYERAAQWVNNTLNFDPQNVEARILLARLCFIQNRQEDGLSIYDFLAANYQNSMTKEQKEQITDSSAYYVRREGDKLRQKYPHLAEFLQLKENAAEKTEPARTADTGSSALSALQRLKAKLEEVQAKNNKQAESETHVDGIPKQEETVTDKLADVSIEQQIVNIQNRTCSLREKVQILNKFAAAAYMAADYAGAMSYLQAALQLDDGDSQTIRNMAMAQAAFGEADKAQAIAAKLPEVDFVLLYLLKEQGR